The Syntrophorhabdales bacterium genome segment TATACGCAAGCCTTTCAAGGACCTGCCCAAGCAGGTGCAAGATGTGATTCTTCACGGCTCAGGCAATGATGAGATCGAGTTCCAGGTGGAGCGTGGACAGCGGGTCCATTTTGTGAAACGGCCGTTCGATGGGGTGATACCCGAACTGGAGCGGGAGAGGGAGAACGCAGCCTTCTGGGAGAAGGAGAAATATGAGCGCTTTATCAATCTCATTCCGTGTCCGACGTGCAAGGGTGCACGCCTCAAGAAGGAGATGCTCTGGGTCAAGGTTGGTGGTTCGAACATCCACGAGGTCACGCAGATGACCATCGCCCAGGAGCACCGCTTCTTCGGGGATCTGGAACTGCCGGAGAAGGAAAAGGAGATCGCCCGGAATATTCTCAAAGAGGTGAGCTCCCGCTTGAAGTTTCTCATAGACGTGGGTCTTGACTACGTCACCCTTGAGCGCAACTCTGCTACGCTCTCCGCGGGCGAATCGCAGCGGATACGACTGGCCACACAGATCGGCTCGGGGCTCACAGGAGTGCTCTACGTGCTGGATGAGCCCAGCATCGGCCTTCACCAGCGGGACAACGAGCGCCTCCTTGCCACCCTCAAGAGGTTGAGAGACCTGGACAATACCGTGGTGGTGGTGGAGCACGACTACGACACGATCCTCCTCTCTGACTATGTAATCGACCTCGGTCCGGGCGCAGGGGAGAACGGCGGCAATCTCGTCTTTGCCGGAACACCGGCTGCGCTGGCCCGGGATGAACATTCGCTCACGGGCCAATACCTGTCAAAGCGGCTGGAAATAGTCACGCCCGGGAAGAGAAGAAAAGCGGAAGAATTCATCCGCATGCAGGGAGTACGCGCCCACAACCTGAAAAACATCGATGTGGATATTCCGCTCGGCGTGCTCACCTGCGTAACAGGCGTATCCGGCTCGGGAAAAAGTTCCCTCATCATCGATACGCTCTTCCCTCTCCTGAAGCAGAAGCTCTTCCGGTCCAAGGACCGCGCCGGGGAGTTGGACACCATCACAGGATGGCAGGCAATAGATCGGGTCATCGACATAGACCAGTCACCCATAGGCCGTACGCCCAGGTCAAACCCTGCCACCTACACGGGAGTCTTCACCTTCATCAGGGAACTCTTTACAAAGCTGCCTGAATCACGAATGCGCGGCTATAAGGAAGGCAGATTCAGTTTCAACGTGAAAGGCGGAAGGTGTGAGACCTGCGAGGGAGAGGGCTTCGTCAAAATCGAGATGCAGTTCTTGCCCGACGTGTACGTCGTCTGCGACACGTGTCGCGGCAAACGCTATAACCGCGACACCCTGGAAGTTGAATACCGGGGAAAGAATATTGCCGATGTTCTGGGGATGACCGTAACGCAGGCAATGGAGTTCTTTGATGCAGTTCCGCAGATCAGGAACAAACTGAAGGTGCTCTACGAAGTCGGACTTGGCTACATTCGCCTGGGTCAGGCGGCAACCACGCTCTCAGGCGGTGAAGCGCAGCGCATAAAGCTTTCCAGAGAACTCTCCAAGCGAGACACGGGCCGCACGCTTTACATCCTGGACGAGCCTACGACCGGCCTTCATTTCGTGGACATCGACAAGCTTCTTTTCGTCTTGAACGAGCTGATCGAGAGGGGCAACACGGTTGTTGTCATCGAGCACAACATGGACGTCATCAAGTGCGCCGACTATATCGTCGATCTTGGTCCTGAAGGGGGCGACCGGGGCGGATCCATCATAGCGAAAGGATCACCGGAAGAAGTGATGGCAACTCGCAAAAGCTACACCGGGGCTTTTCTCAAGCGGTACCTGCATGGAAGCTAAAATGAAAAATTCCAAGCACCAAATTCTAAATAATCTCAAATCACCGAATGCCAAATGTTCTGAACGCGGCTGTACCGCCAAAGCCTTTGGTTTGAGAGTTTTGAAAATTGGGATTTGTTTAGGATTTAGACACTGGCGTCCAGGATTTACTTCATGAGAAGAGTGATCGTGATACCCGCACGATATGCGTCCACGAGGCTTCCCGGTAAACCGCTCGCGCCAATCACCGGAAAACCGCTCATACAGTGGGTATACGAACGCGCCGGCACATCCACCTTGAAGCAGGAGACCTTGATCGCGACAGACGATGCGCGCATACGGGATGCCGCTGTCTCTTTCGGGGCGTCAGTAGTTATGACTCCTGTCGATTGCGCTTCCGGCACTGACCGGGTGCATGAAGCAATCAAAGGACGCGACGCTGATATCATTGTAAATGTGCAAGGAGATGAACCCTCGATAAGGGGCGACATGATAGACACTCTCTTTTCAGTCATTGAGGAGGAGTCGCTCGACATGGCGACCCTCTGCACGCCCGTGAAAGACAAGAGTGAATTGAATAATCCGCATACAGTGAAGGTCGTTCTCGACCAGCACGGCTTTGCACTCTACTTTTCCCGATCGCTTATCCCTTTTCCGCAGAAACCTGCCGGCGCTGACGTGTACAAGCACATTGGCATTTATGGCTTCTCGCGCTCATTTCTGGAGAGGTTCGTGAACCTGCCCAAAGGAAAGCTGGAGCAGATGGAATCGCTCGAACAACTGCGCGCGCTCGAAGCCGGATATAAGATCAAAGTGCTTGTTGTTGAGTACGACGGTGTCAGCGTCGATACTCCTGAAGATCTCGCCCGTGCAACATCGCTGCTCAGCACAAGCTAGGAAGACCTATCGCCACCTGAAGCTACGCTGAGAATTTGATAGAAAAGATATGGCGAAATTGTTAACATACACCTGTTTGTGTGCACCCTATGGACTTTGATATCGGCAACGACTTAAGAGACGTAGAGCAAGCGGTGAGAGAATTCGCCGAGAAGGAACTGGAACTGGACTATCTCCAGAAACTCGAGGATGAGCACAGCTATCCCAGGGAACTCTTCAGAAAAATCGGCGAACTTGGCATCATAGGCGCAGGCTTCTCCGAGGACATCGGCGGCTCGGGCTACGGAGCCCTCGGCCACGTTGTCGCCGTCACTGAGATGTGCAGAAGATTGCCAGGCATGGGGATGGCTCTGAGCCTGGGCTATATCCCCAGCTTTGTCGTTGACATTTCCGGAACAAAGGAGCAGAGGGAAAAATATATACGTCCGCTGATAGAGGGACGGTACATCCCTGCTTTCAGCGTAACAGAGCCGGACAGCGGGAGCGACATCGGAACACTGAAGACTAGAATTGAGGAGAAGGATGATTCTTTTATCCTGAACGGCTCAAAGACTTTTACCACAAATGCTGGTTATGCAGACTTCTATACCGTGCTTGCAAAGGATGGAGAGCGTTTCACCGCTGTGGTCTTTGACAAAGAACAGATCAATGAAAACGGCCCCACGAGATTTGAGATAAACGATCTCGGCAGAAAAATGGGCATCAACACCACGGCGTCGGGAGAGCTTGTTTTCAGTGATTTCCGTATACCGAAAGACCACGTGCTCGGCCAGCGCGGCAAGGGGAAGAAAGCCGCGCTTGCAGGATTCGAACTCAGCAGAATAGTGATAGCGGCACAGGCATTCGGCGGCATGCTCTACGGGTATGAAAAAGCAGCGGACTACGCAAAGAAAAGAAAACAGTTCGGCAGGCCCATCATCCAGTTCCAGTCAATCGAGCACGAACTGGTGGATATGTACGTGGAGATAGAAAAGTGCCGGACCCTCCTTTACAAGACTGCCTGGCTTTACGATAAGAAGGACCGGGAAGCAAGCATGTACGCGTCTATGGCGAAACTGGCAATACCCGAAGCAGCGATATGGCTAATGAACAGGTCCATCGATGTCCTTGGCGGCTACGGCTATATGCGCGACCAGGGCCTTGAGGGAGCCCTCAGGGATATACGCATTACATCGATATACGAAGGCACCCGCAACATACAGAAGAACATCATCGCAAAGATGCTCTACTGATCTCCGCTCAACTATTTGTGGGGCTCGCGTCGCCCCCTCCAGTGGCAAAGCCGCCACCCGCACGCGGGTACCCGGCCCTCCCCCTCTCGCGAGCCGTGCTCGCTAGATAGATCCCACGGGCGGCGGCGTCGAGCTAGCAGAGGACCACGCTTTCAAGCGTGGGTGAATGCATGATCAGTTCGCGCGAACGCGTGCTACGAGTACCGCGGGCTCGCCCGTGGGAATCTATACCAGCCGCTCCGCCCCAAATATAAGGGTAGAAGCAGGTATGCCCGGTATTAATTTTCTTCTTCGATTTTGCAGAAAACACTTGTGCAGACGGTAAAGTCGTGCTATTAAAAGAGTGCGTGCTTGTAGGAGTGCGCTACATCTATCCACCTGAGGAGGGGATCATGACAAAGACAGAGCTTATCGATAAGATGGCGAAAGAGTGCAAGATCAGCAAGGTGGCTGCAAACAAAGCGCTCGATTCTTTTATCGACGGGGTAAAGAAAGCCCTGAAGAAAGGGGAGAAGGTCACTCTTATCGGTTTCGGTACGTTCTCTGTCACGCAGAGAAAAGCACGGAAGGGGAGAAATCCGCAGACAGGCAAAGAGATAAAGATTCCTGCGAGAAAGGCTCCGAAATTTTCGGCCGGCCAGGCACTTAAGAAAGCCGTCAAGTAAGAAATAGCGCGACGCCGGGACGGATACCCGGAAGTCTTCGCTGTTTCTTCCGGACAAGGAAGGCGCCTCAGGTATCCGTCCGAAGCTGCCGAGAGACATCGTCAGCGGGTTTCTAAAACCAGTATCGCATTAGTGCGGCACTCACATCCATCCACCTTCCTGGTGGCAATGTGGTGTTTTCCTTTCACATCCTGAACATCCCAATATTAATAATCGCCATCATTCAGCCCGGTAGTGTACAATTATTATATTGTGCTCAGGAAAGCTAAAGGAGATCGTTTATGAATACCACGAAGCTAGGCGCACATGGACCGCGGGTTTCCGCGATCGGGTTAGGCTGCATGGCCATGTCCGGCCTGTACGGCCCTGCCGATGAGGCTGAGGGCATCGCCACCATCAGGGCTGCTCTTGACGCGGGCGTTACGTTACTCGATACAGGCGATTTCTACGGAATGGGTCACAACGAGATACTGATCCGTGAAGCCCTGCGAGGCATGCGCCGGGAAGACGTTGTACTGAGCGTGAAGTTCGGCGCCCTGAGGGACCCTTCGGGCGGCTGGAGCGGTTACGACTGCCGACCGCAGGCGATCAAAAACTTTCTCGCCTATTCACTCAAACGGCTTGGCGTGGACTACGTGGACATCTATCGGCCGGCGCGCCTTGATAAAACGGTGCCAATAGAGGAGACCGTAGGCACTATAGGTGAGATGGTGAAGGCGGGTTACGTTCGCCATGTTGGTCTATCCGAGGTGGGAGCTGAAACGATACGCAAGGCAGCCTCAGTGCATCCTATCAGCGATCTGCAGATAGAGTACTCCCTCGTCTCGCGAGGAATCGAGAAGCACATCCTTCCTGTGTGCAGGGAACTGAAGATAGGAATAACAGCTTATGGCGTACTGTCGCGAGGCCTTATCAGCGGCCATTGGAACAGGCAGAGGATCACAGGCGATCCGCGAACAGTGCGGTTCCCTCGTTTCGCATCACCCAATGTGGAGCAGAATCTTGCGCTGGTCGAATCGCTACGCGCGGTAGCCGAAGAGAAAGGCGTTACGGTGGCACAGCTCGCGATCGCCTGGGTAGCAGCGCAGGGGAGTGATATCGTGCCTCTCGTTGGACCTCGCAAACGTGAGAGCCTTTCAGAGGCACTCGGCGCGGGCGCGGTCACGCTGACAAGAGCAGACCTCGACCGTATCGAGGCTGCGGTTCCAGCGGGAGCCGCGCAGGGTGAACGCTATGCGCCCGAGTCCCTGCGAGATCTCGACAGCGAACGGGAAAGCTGAAAAGGCACAAGGAGAAGATCGATGAAAGAACACTTGGGTTCTCAACCCCAATACCAGACAAAGGTGGAAGGCATCGACGTCATGGTCCCTATGAGGGATGGCGTGAAACTCGCCGTCGACGTTTACCGGCCTGATAATGAAGGACGTTTTCCAGCCCTCTTCGCTTTTGCCGCACACAATAAATTTCTGCAGAGCCCGGAGGCGGTTGAAGCCTGTCATAATCAGCCGGCGTGGGCGCCGTTATGGTGCGGCGCTGCAGAGGCCGGCGATACCAGGTTCCTGACCTCGAGAGGCTACGCGCACGTGATCGCGAACCCCAGAGGATTCGGCAATTCTGAACCGGGAGATCGGTGGGTCGAGGGTAGGATGGATGCGTATGATCTGATTGAGTGGATTGCACAGCAGCCCTGGTGTGACGGCAGCGTAGGTATGATAGGCATATCCGATTTCGGAAGGAGTCAGATGATCGCTGCCATGACCCGGCCTCCCCACCTCAAGGCGATCTTCCCTTACGATCCCGGCAACTTCTCCTTCAGAGATTTGTTCCCTGGCGGCGTGATGCACGTGTTTCTGTTGGGGCTCATCAAGCACAGCGTAGAAAACAAGCGCGAGATAAAGCTGAGTCCCGGAGAAGAAAAGCTCTGGGAAGAGGCCTTCAGCAATCCGGACAACAGGATGTACCCGGTCGTGTTTAATCTCCTCCAGAGGAAGGGCAACCTCGACCTGAGAACCTTCCGTTTCCTGATCCATCCTTACGAGCAGGAAAATCAGGGCGAGGTTGAAGAGGGAATGAAGAAGATCAATATCCCCATGTACACGGGTTCGGGATGGTACGCCTACACCTATAAACAGCATTTGTTTGCGGCCCTGAGATACTGGGAGAAAGGAGCTGGTGCTCCGCATAGAAAACTGCTCCTGAACGGACCGGCTCAGTTCCCGAGGCCGTGGATTGCCTTCCATGACGAGATCGTGCGCTGGTACGATTACTGGCTCAAGGGCATCGATACAGGGGTCATGGAAGAACCCAAGGTAAAGATCTGGGTAATGGGGGCCAACCACTGGCGCCGTGCGGATGAATGGCCATTGAAACAAACGCAGTGGAAAAAACTCTACCTTGATTCATGGGAACGTCTCAGGTGGGAGCCCTTCGCGCCTTTGAGCTTCGACGGCATTGATGCGCCCGACTGCTTTGCGCAGATGCCTCTCACACAGACACGAACAGTACAGAAGCTGAGATACATGTCCGATCCTCTCCCGCACGACATGGAAGTAACCGGGCCTCTCTCACTTCATTTCTGGGCAGAGATCGATCAGGAGGATACGAACTGGATCATCATTCTTAAGGACGTGGGCCCGGATGTATCAGTGCAGACCGCAAGAGAAGGGGAAATGGAACGACCGGCAGTGCCGGAGAGAGAACTAACAAGAGGGTGGCTCAAGGCTTCTCACAGAGCGATAGACGAAGGCAAATCACTTCCGGGACGCCCCTTCCATCCATTGACGCGCAGCGCGCAAAAGGCGGTGGTTCCGGGAGAGGTTTGTCAATACGACGTGGAATTAGCTGCAACCTCAAACCTTTTTGAACGAGATCACAGAATCTGCGTAGAGATAACTTCCCTGGATATACCCACAGGGGTCAGCGGAGATACTGCAGTGGTCTATATTCCGTGGCACATCTGCTCAAGCAAGACAGTGGTGCACAAAATCTACCGTTGCCAGCAGTACCCGTCGCACCTTCTCCTGCCTGTCATCGAGGAGAACGAATGATCATCTGCAACAGGCGCAGACGTTACAGAGAAGAGGGGAGGATCGAATGAGTTGGGAGAGAAAAGCGTTGTCCACCGGCAAGGATCACACCGACATGTTCCCGATCTTCAGGTCCATGATTGAAAGGACTGGCGCCCAGAGGGGCGATGCGCTTGTCTGGGCCGGCTGTGAGGGTGCCTGTTACGCCATGGCCACGTTTTTCAGTTGCCAGCTCACAGACTTTGGGCTCAATCTCTATTTTGCGTCAGGCGGTGACCTGAAGAAGGTGTGGCGCCTTGAACCGGTAGATGATGTCGGC includes the following:
- the uvrA gene encoding excinuclease ABC subunit UvrA; the protein is MDKLFVKGAREHNLKNIDVELPRNKITVITGPSGSGKSSLAFDTIYAEGQRRYVESLSAYARQFLELMEKPDVDYIEGLSPAISIEQKSISKNPRSTVGTVTEIYDYLRLLFARIGHVFCYGCGKEIKSQHAPQIVDAILALAPGTKLTVLAPIVRGRKGEYRKELDDLRRQGFTKIKLNRKVVDLSETIVLDKNKKHEIEIIIDRLTIREGIERRLTEAVELALNKAGGIVKIELEKETLVFSEKFACPDCGISYPEIEPRMFSFNNPYGACPACLGLGVKEFFDPDLVVPNKELSLREGAVVPWGEKNPVAFMPFLEAFVKHYKVDIRKPFKDLPKQVQDVILHGSGNDEIEFQVERGQRVHFVKRPFDGVIPELERERENAAFWEKEKYERFINLIPCPTCKGARLKKEMLWVKVGGSNIHEVTQMTIAQEHRFFGDLELPEKEKEIARNILKEVSSRLKFLIDVGLDYVTLERNSATLSAGESQRIRLATQIGSGLTGVLYVLDEPSIGLHQRDNERLLATLKRLRDLDNTVVVVEHDYDTILLSDYVIDLGPGAGENGGNLVFAGTPAALARDEHSLTGQYLSKRLEIVTPGKRRKAEEFIRMQGVRAHNLKNIDVDIPLGVLTCVTGVSGSGKSSLIIDTLFPLLKQKLFRSKDRAGELDTITGWQAIDRVIDIDQSPIGRTPRSNPATYTGVFTFIRELFTKLPESRMRGYKEGRFSFNVKGGRCETCEGEGFVKIEMQFLPDVYVVCDTCRGKRYNRDTLEVEYRGKNIADVLGMTVTQAMEFFDAVPQIRNKLKVLYEVGLGYIRLGQAATTLSGGEAQRIKLSRELSKRDTGRTLYILDEPTTGLHFVDIDKLLFVLNELIERGNTVVVIEHNMDVIKCADYIVDLGPEGGDRGGSIIAKGSPEEVMATRKSYTGAFLKRYLHGS
- the kdsB gene encoding 3-deoxy-manno-octulosonate cytidylyltransferase, which encodes MRRVIVIPARYASTRLPGKPLAPITGKPLIQWVYERAGTSTLKQETLIATDDARIRDAAVSFGASVVMTPVDCASGTDRVHEAIKGRDADIIVNVQGDEPSIRGDMIDTLFSVIEEESLDMATLCTPVKDKSELNNPHTVKVVLDQHGFALYFSRSLIPFPQKPAGADVYKHIGIYGFSRSFLERFVNLPKGKLEQMESLEQLRALEAGYKIKVLVVEYDGVSVDTPEDLARATSLLSTS
- a CDS encoding acyl-CoA dehydrogenase family protein, producing MDFDIGNDLRDVEQAVREFAEKELELDYLQKLEDEHSYPRELFRKIGELGIIGAGFSEDIGGSGYGALGHVVAVTEMCRRLPGMGMALSLGYIPSFVVDISGTKEQREKYIRPLIEGRYIPAFSVTEPDSGSDIGTLKTRIEEKDDSFILNGSKTFTTNAGYADFYTVLAKDGERFTAVVFDKEQINENGPTRFEINDLGRKMGINTTASGELVFSDFRIPKDHVLGQRGKGKKAALAGFELSRIVIAAQAFGGMLYGYEKAADYAKKRKQFGRPIIQFQSIEHELVDMYVEIEKCRTLLYKTAWLYDKKDREASMYASMAKLAIPEAAIWLMNRSIDVLGGYGYMRDQGLEGALRDIRITSIYEGTRNIQKNIIAKMLY
- a CDS encoding HU family DNA-binding protein translates to MTKTELIDKMAKECKISKVAANKALDSFIDGVKKALKKGEKVTLIGFGTFSVTQRKARKGRNPQTGKEIKIPARKAPKFSAGQALKKAVK
- a CDS encoding aldo/keto reductase, whose protein sequence is MNTTKLGAHGPRVSAIGLGCMAMSGLYGPADEAEGIATIRAALDAGVTLLDTGDFYGMGHNEILIREALRGMRREDVVLSVKFGALRDPSGGWSGYDCRPQAIKNFLAYSLKRLGVDYVDIYRPARLDKTVPIEETVGTIGEMVKAGYVRHVGLSEVGAETIRKAASVHPISDLQIEYSLVSRGIEKHILPVCRELKIGITAYGVLSRGLISGHWNRQRITGDPRTVRFPRFASPNVEQNLALVESLRAVAEEKGVTVAQLAIAWVAAQGSDIVPLVGPRKRESLSEALGAGAVTLTRADLDRIEAAVPAGAAQGERYAPESLRDLDSERES
- a CDS encoding CocE/NonD family hydrolase, with product MKEHLGSQPQYQTKVEGIDVMVPMRDGVKLAVDVYRPDNEGRFPALFAFAAHNKFLQSPEAVEACHNQPAWAPLWCGAAEAGDTRFLTSRGYAHVIANPRGFGNSEPGDRWVEGRMDAYDLIEWIAQQPWCDGSVGMIGISDFGRSQMIAAMTRPPHLKAIFPYDPGNFSFRDLFPGGVMHVFLLGLIKHSVENKREIKLSPGEEKLWEEAFSNPDNRMYPVVFNLLQRKGNLDLRTFRFLIHPYEQENQGEVEEGMKKINIPMYTGSGWYAYTYKQHLFAALRYWEKGAGAPHRKLLLNGPAQFPRPWIAFHDEIVRWYDYWLKGIDTGVMEEPKVKIWVMGANHWRRADEWPLKQTQWKKLYLDSWERLRWEPFAPLSFDGIDAPDCFAQMPLTQTRTVQKLRYMSDPLPHDMEVTGPLSLHFWAEIDQEDTNWIIILKDVGPDVSVQTAREGEMERPAVPERELTRGWLKASHRAIDEGKSLPGRPFHPLTRSAQKAVVPGEVCQYDVELAATSNLFERDHRICVEITSLDIPTGVSGDTAVVYIPWHICSSKTVVHKIYRCQQYPSHLLLPVIEENE
- a CDS encoding DUF2124 family protein; the protein is MSWERKALSTGKDHTDMFPIFRSMIERTGAQRGDALVWAGCEGACYAMATFFSCQLTDFGLNLYFASGGDLKKVWRLEPVDDVGVIATKRVKAVKARILVLMSGLVDVPFENVLTLVRNGLDDNGVIIGETVVPRLFESLKWHEQMPIRFLFEFSMKRPTLLELVQK